The following are encoded together in the Humulus lupulus chromosome 5, drHumLupu1.1, whole genome shotgun sequence genome:
- the LOC133779083 gene encoding LOW QUALITY PROTEIN: 3-hydroxy-3-methylglutaryl-coenzyme A reductase 2-like (The sequence of the model RefSeq protein was modified relative to this genomic sequence to represent the inferred CDS: substituted 2 bases at 2 genomic stop codons) — MAVVAARAHAVPRASCEPEMALKRSILLSKLRRMSWISYQDDVGRASMRTTIDMYSISKPDRTLNQSSSLSLSVSFSPIFIQNFLIDDNGCEPPCSIVRTPNLDRQVLTTLSSEEDEDIIKSVMEGKVSSYSLESKIGDCKRVTAIRREVLQRTEGRSLQGLPLEGFDYESILGXCXKIPVGYVQILVGIAGPLLLDGFEYSVRMVTTEGCLIASTNRGCKAIHLSGGATSVLLRDGMTRAPVVRFNSAKRASELKFFLEDPENFETLSIIFNRSSRFARLQGIQCAIAGKNVYIIFTCSTGDAMGMNMVSKRVQNVLDFLQNDFDDMDVIGISS, encoded by the exons ATGGCAGTGGTGGCAGCAAGAGCACATGCAGTACCCAGGGCTTCGTGTGAACCAGAAATGGCACTTAAGCGTTCCATCTTGTTATCAAAACTGAGAAGGATGTCTTGGATCTCCTACCAAGATGATGTGGGTCGAGCTTCAATGAGGACCACTATCGATATGTACTCCATATCCAAGCCAGACAGAAC ACTGAACCAATCTTCATCTCTTTCACTCTCTGTCTCATTTTCCCCTATAttcattcaaaattttctgatCGACGACAATGGTTGCGAACCGCCTTGCTCCATCGTTCGAACCCCCAACTTGGATCGTCAGGTTCTTACAACATTGTCCTCCGAAGAAGATGAGGATATTATTAAATCGGTAATGGAGGGTAAGGTGTCGTCCTACTCGCTAGAGTCCAAGATCGGAGACTGTAAGAGAGTCACCGCGATTCGACGTGAGGTGCTTCAGAGGACGGAGGGAAGGTCGCTCCAGGGTTTGCCTTTGGAAGGGTTCGATTACGAATCTATTTTGGGGTAGTGTTGAAAAATACCTGTTGGGTACGTCCAGATTCTAGTGGGGATCGCGGGTCCATTGTTGCTCGATGGGTTCGAGTATTCGGTGCGGATGGTGACTACGGAGGGTTGTTTGATTGCGAGTACAAACAGAGGTTGCAAGGCTATCCATTTGTCTGGTGGGGCTACCAGCGTGTTGTTGAGAGACGGCATGACTAGAGCACCGGTTGTGAGGTTTAATTCTGCCAAAAGAGCTTCCGAGTTGAAGTTCTTCTTGGAGGACCCTGAAAATTTCGAGACACTTTCCATCATCTTTAACAG GTCTAGTAGATTTGCCAGGCTCCAGGGTATTCAGTGCGCGATTGCTGGAAAGAATGTGTATATCATATTTACCTGCAGCACGGGAGACGCCATGGGGATGAACATGGTTTCAAAAAGAGTTCAGAATGTTCTTGATTTCCTTCAAAACGACTTTGATGACATGGATGTTATTGGCATAtctagttag